In Bactrocera oleae isolate idBacOlea1 chromosome 3, idBacOlea1, whole genome shotgun sequence, a genomic segment contains:
- the LOC106621788 gene encoding dynein regulatory complex protein 1 homolog — protein MALEPTGSITSLDAMSGKSSAHASIIDIGSRASNASNWQMEKMKMLVNSADPMNSSKALDERRTLVREEYKMRIKAAPKTLVQKTEEKKDPVERQLEDSDHKLKDLIEFGQELVTNVKVANERRELMRREYESERSRILSKDLEKESIESIARFNEIASKWSELEEFKEPMALFEHLEEQKEKVVALMASKDSLIEQCQKEIDRINAKYYADQMAQANDVRCLVERIDRQIEVIKMAYTTHLNILENTISEERETIALSETNKWNKFYDDMAESEKTKFDLAKQKEEFYAAEVARIAAVQEDLTCSTRIRLEKEAEMLEWELRNVRNTVFMNSEKLDYNYQVLQKRNEENIVISNQQKRRLAKLSENIASLKVRISVVNKQHETKLQRFLIEIQKLHESISDLELKAQQFRSNNKRKFDLVWEINIKELKDLLTKIFEIDRILHEQQLAVPWTIPDIDWTDINETAKASNSSTLKAARKKKTTTDSPTRTCEELMEKGLVRNILRKIADRAGFLIEEKLLKILEPYSENEKCIVRLDNIFIALRVGNVKMISRLTECFLPYAYCPNCPGGLPKQAMHDFYRIGREFEDMVAPDEDFDEYAEEENSTDNIRVQHQSEECRNKLKAAHPNCKNHYLVVEPVFVLMALNEFTKKQMQQQMYYKKFMEANVLLSNTIPFDDETIKTFWSKFKSYFPKEKRKLWVTLEHGLNHYVEVLKQRTKLDQECAFLRRQNMELKHLLQKFKV, from the coding sequence ATGGCTTTGGAACCTACAGGCTCGATTACCTCATTGGACGCTATGTCGGGAAAATCTTCTGCTCACGCTTCAATCATCGACATTGGATCGCGCGCTTCAAATGCTAGTAATTGGCAAATGgagaaaatgaaaatgttggTAAACTCCGCAGATCCAATGAATTCATCGAAGGCATTGGATGAAAGACGAACACTTGTACGCGAAGAGTACAAGATGCGAATAAAGGCCGCACCAAAGACTTTGGTACAGAAGACCGAAGAGAAAAAAGATCCAGTTGAGCGCCAATTAGAAGATAGTGATCATAAATTGAAGGATTTGATTGAGTTCGGACAGGAGTTGGTGACGAATGTGAAGGTTGCAAATGAGAGACGCGAACTTATGCGTCGCGAATATGAGAGCGAGCGTAGTCGTATACTAAGCAAGGATCTTGAAAAGGAATCCATTGAGTCAATTGCACGTTTCAATGAAATCGCCTCGAAATGGTCGGAGCTGGAAGAATTCAAAGAACCGATGGCATTATTCGAGCACTTGGAGGAGCAAAAAGAAAAAGTAGTTGCTTTAATGGCGAGCAAAGATAGTCTCATCGAACAGTGCCAGAAAGAGATAGATCGCATAAATGCCAAGTACTATGCCGATCAAATGGCGCAAGCCAACGATGTTCGCTGCTTAGTTGAACGCATCGATCGTCAAATTGAGGTTATCAAGATGGCTTACACGactcatttgaatattttagagAATACGATAAGTGAAGAGCGTGAAACGATTGCTCTGTCCGAAACTAACAAATGGAATAAATTCTACGATGACATGGCGGAGAGTGAAAAGACGAAATTTGATTTAGCCAAACAGAAGGAAGAATTCTATGCGGCTGAAGTGGCGCGCATTGCAGCGGTACAGGAGGACTTAACATGTAGCACCCGTATACGGCTCGAGAAGGAAGCCGAAATGTTGGAGTGGGAACTGCGTAATGTACGCAATACAGTATTCATGAACTCCGAAAAGCTGGACTACAATTATCAGGTGCTTCAAAAGCGCAATGAAGAGAATATAGTGATTAGCAATCAACAAAAGCGTCGTTTGGCGAAGCTAAGTGAGAACATAGCCTCATTGAAAGTGAGAATCAGCGTGGTCAATAAACAACACGAAACTAAATTGCAGCGTTTCTTGATTGAAATACAAAAACTGCATGAGAGCATAAGCGATCTCGAGTTAAAAGCGCAACAGTTTCGTTCGAATAACAAACGGAAATTCGATCTCGTGTGGGAAATCAATATCAAAGAGCTAAAAGATCTTTTAACGAAGATCTTCGAAATCGATCGCATACTACACGAACAGCAATTGGCAGTACCATGGACAATTCCTGATATCGATTGGACTGATATTAATGAGACTGCCAAAGCATCCAATAGCAGCACACTGAAAGCCGCTAGGAAGAAAAAAACCACTACTGATTCACCGACACGTACGTGCGAAGAGTTGATGGAGAAGGGTTTAGTGCGTAATATTTTGCGGAAAATTGCTGATCGAGCCGGTTTTCTTATTGAAGAGAAACTTCTAAAGATTCTAGAACCCTATTCGGAGAATGAGAAGTGCATTGTACGCCTGGATAATATATTCATAGCTTTGCGTGTCGGTAATGTAAAGATGATCTCAAGGTTGACCGAGTGTTTTTTGCCATACGCCTATTGCCCGAACTGTCCAGGCGGCTTGCCCAAGCAGGCCATGCACGATTTCTATCGCATAGGACGCGAGTTCGAAGATATGGTTGCTCCAGATGAAGACTTTGATGAGTACGCTGAAGAAGAAAACTCAACAGACAATATTAGAGTGCAACATCAGTCGGAAGAATGCCGCAACAAGCTCAAAGCAGCACATCCAAATTGTAAAAACCACTATTTGGTTGTGGAACCAGTATTTGTACTAATGGCACTAAATGAATTCACTAAAAAGCAAATGCAGCAACAAATGTACTACAAGAAATTCATGGAAGCAAATGTGTTGCTCAGCAATACGATTCCATTTGATGATGAGACGATAAAAACATTTTGGAGCAAGTTTAAGAGCTATTTCCCCAAGGAGAAGCGTAAGCTGTGGGTAACTCTGGAGCATGGTCTGAATCACTATGTGGAGGTGCTTAAGCAACGAACTAAACTCGATCAAGAATGTGCCTTCTTGCGCCGCCAAAATATGGAGCTGAAACATCTGCtgcaaaaatttaaagtataa